From Danaus plexippus chromosome 11, MEX_DaPlex, whole genome shotgun sequence, the proteins below share one genomic window:
- the LOC116765929 gene encoding programmed cell death protein 2, translating to MTNKAIDIGFLEEKSNWLLHPRFFPSKVGGKPAWLDLKNLPSPSELVCKRCNDPLIFLCQVYSPYEEKDECFHRTIFIFICKKGSCCQVNDSDNFLVLRCQIPRKNDYYSFEPYEENENEIFSTDKWPKLCYICGARAPSHCSKCKKVYYCSRQHQILDWKNHKIECPNLQQTDPPNSNFVVTEGAKSLLFKEWELIVDEEDEEDPTNVDTNQEMEKLRKMIEEKKAGTMENLSEKELEQYTGSVPEDKVFNKFSKRIARHPDQVLRYDRAGIPLWITMNSGNLPIPNCKYCNGERHFEFQIMPQLLNFINVGIEFNSIDWGVLAVYTCRESCNEGPAYKEEFLIKQDLTT from the exons ATGACCAATAAGGCTATTGATATTGGATTTTTAGAAGAAAAATCAAATTGGTTATTGCATCCAAGATTCTTTCCCAGTAAAGTTGGTGGAAAACCTGCTTggttagatttaaaaaacctCCCTAGTCCATCAGAATTAGTGTGCAAAAGATGCAATGatcctttaatatttttatgtcaa GTATACAGCCCTTATGAAGAGAAGGATGAATGTTTTCATcgcacaatttttatttttatttgtaaaaaggGGTCATGTTGTCAAGTAAACGATTCTGACAACTTTCTGGTATTACGATGTCAGATACCTCgcaaaaatgattattattcatttgaaCCATatgaagaaaatgaaaatgag attttctcTACGGACAAATGGCCCaaattatgttacatttgTGGTGCGAGAGCACCATCTCACTGTTCAAAATGCAAGAAAGTCTATTATTGCAGTCGTCAACATCAAATTCTAGATTGgaaaaatcacaaaatagAGTGTCCAAACCTACAG CAAACAGATCCACCTAATAGTAACTTTGTTGTGACTGAAGGAGCAAaatctttactttttaaagaaTGGGAGCTCATTGTTGATGAAGAAGATGag gaaGATCCCACAAATGTTGACACAAATCAGGAGATGGAAAAGCTAAGGAAAATGATAGAAGAGAAAAAAGCTGGAACAATGGAGAATTTAAGTGAAAAAGAATTAGAACAATATACAGGTAGTGTGCCGGAGGAtaaggtttttaataaatttagcaaAAGAATAGCTCGGCATCCCGATCAAGTGTTGAGGTATGATAGAGCTGGAATACCATTGTGGATCACCATGAATTCTGGAAATCTTCCTATACCTAACTGTAAATACTGTAATGGAGAAAGGCATTTTGAGTTccaa ATAATGCCACAACTACTAAACTTCATAAATGTTGGAATTGAATTCAACAGTATTGACTGGGGTGTATTAGCTGTTTATACTTGCAGGGAGAGTTGTAATGAGGGCCCAGCATATAAAGaggaatttttaatcaaacagGACTTAACAACTTag
- the LOC116765930 gene encoding transmembrane protein 242, translating to MVDEERLQRIKAGAFLASVAGLSAFIGFSATLSVAKKSDPKYFNKGLHSSAELADAGAILALRALGWGTLYAIGGTTCLCYGIWKLSGAKDLKDFRMKMGNLLPVLPKNNPPQSRTEFNGMNDLLTYIAEEYGKK from the exons ATGGTTGATGAAGAACGACTCCAGCGAATAAAAg CTGGTGCATTCCTAGCTTCGGTTGCTGGGCTATCTGCATTTATCGGCTTTAGCGCAACTTTATCAGTTGCCAAGAAATCTGACcccaaatattttaacaaag GGTTACATAGTTCTGCTGAATTAGCAGATGCTGGAGCAATACTAGCATTACGAGCTCTTGGCTGGGGTACTCTTTATGCAATAGGTGGTACAACATGTTTGTGTTATGGTATATGGAAATTGTCTGGCGCTAAAGAT ctaAAAGATTTCAGAATGAAGATGGGAAATTTATTGCCTGTTTTACCAAAAAACAATCCTCCTCAATCAAGAACAGAATTTAATGGAATGAATGATTTATTGACATATATAGCAGAAGAGTATGGcaaaaaatag
- the LOC116765977 gene encoding tRNA-dihydrouridine(20a/20b) synthase [NAD(P)+]-like: MRTNVIELFEDVKRRDTFLKICAPMVRYSKVQFRTLVKNYGVDLCFTPMILADSFCQNEKARSNEFITTTNDTPLIVQFAANNVDDFVDASQLVYPYADGVDLNCGCPQRWAMKDGYGCALLSRPELVHNLLRSVRNNLPSHFSVSVKVRIFQDLKKTITMCQQLEQCGVNFMTVHGRTPLQKSGDNIDVEMLKEVCDLVKIPVVANGGIKSLYDAEQLYSTLNCDGIMVADGILNNPALFTGANRTPLYCVKHWMNLKDSSDDKITFQCYHHHLVFMLGKILTKKQKQEFNNLSDFDEVDVYIKKYVLDSFDGDVEVNHELENFVDCEFNSKITLKHAHKCRGCGKSICYCICTQYDYDSNKGNYFKSFVTNNDGIDFMDSNMFDECNL; this comes from the exons atGAGGACAAATGTTATTGAGTTATTTGAGGATGTGAAACGTAgagatacttttttaaaaatatgtgcgCCTATGGTTAGATATAGTAAAGTTCAATTTAGGACTTTAGTCAAAAA ttatGGGGTCGACTTGTGTTTTACTCCCATGATATTAGCTGATTCATTTTGCCAAAACGAGAAAGCTAGGTCAAATGAATTCATAACAACTACAAATGATACTCCTTTAATTGTGCAGTTTGCCGCTAATAATGTAGATGATTTTGTAGATGCATCTCAGTTAGTTTATCCATATGCTGATGGTGTTGACTTAAATTGTGGTTGTCCTCAAAGATGGGCCATGAAGGATGGCTATGGGTGTGCTTTGCTCTCTAGACCAGAGTtagttcataatttattaagaagtGTGAGAAATAATTTGCCAAGCCATTTTAGTGTGTCAGTCAAAGTACGAATATTtcaggatttaaaaaaaacgattacCATGTGTCAACAGTTGGAACAGTGTGGAGTTAATTTCATGACAGTACATGGAAGGACTCCACTGCAGAAAAGTGGGGATAATATTGATGTTGAAATGTTAAAGGAGGTTTGTGATTTGGTTAAAATACCAGTTGTTGCAAATGGTGgcataaaatcattatatgatGCAGAACAGTTATACAGCACATTAAATTGTGATGGAATTATGGTAGCCGACGGTATTCTAAATAATCCAGCTTTATTTACAGGGGCCAATAGAACCCCTCTTTACTGTGTGAAACATTGGATGAACCTAAAAGACTCGAGTGATGACAAAATAACATTCCAATGTTACCATCATCATTTAGTTTTCATGCTAGGAAAAATACTGACAAAGAAACAAAAGCAAGAGTTTAACAACCTTAGTGATTTCGATGAGGTTGATgtctacataaaaaaatatgttttggaTTCATTTGATGGAGATGTAGAAGTGAATCAtgaattagaaaattttgtgGACTGtgaatttaatagtaaaattacattgaaacatGCTCACAAATGTAGGGGATGCGGCAAAAGCATTTGTTATTGTATATGTACGCAATATGATTATGATTCTAATAAGGGCAATTACTTTAAATCATTTGTAACTAACAATGATGGTATTGATTTTATGGACAGTAACATGTTTGATGAATGTAAcctttag
- the LOC116765784 gene encoding zinc finger protein 3-like, with the protein MCEWLSCEEWCDVFLMCGGRVFSAHRAVLASVSKFLRKILLSCSVEDSPTFIVMPEFDFDTMSSVLHYIYNGEVAISRHQLHTFLDIMNALQVFVDTRDLMKHLKNNNYVFVEDDYTFKKENITSKDDVTLRKEIQKKSNVRRRFDKVNLDRSNIDSNFYKTKEIRLGYLKSLEDRQSQPFSRDLFIETYSLNRNGNGVTEGVLAISSERYREKGSLLEKNSNTEHHKEVATETTFDIGSRDNFNFLCNTKRFEITSKENIESFVGMYLGHKTNVEVEKIPENNYLSDIQGEEIPRKTVDQEHTSINCNIISRHSLNLDTKNIQNAVSRESEVNSEFNKSKEAVSKVTILNEVLQSPWRPRLSLTFTPYAKKCLDWKLDKDKTIQSKQNGVSINDKNNNNNESTKIENNNNEATSNIKEMKPSVSKDVTADNKDEHLTGSKSTRYTCTECHKTFSQLRNYKYHMSVHRGTKEFATTCPVCGKFFNDKGYLSSHMKIHKNRKEYKCNMCPKSFNQRVAYNMHVRIHTGVKPHVCDECGKAFSRKMLLKQHQRTHSGERPYACQHCNKRFADRSNMTLHLRLHTGVKPFACTLCPKSFTKKHHLKSHLNFHTGDKPYTCPRCKLAFTQSSNMRTHMKKCDVHKD; encoded by the exons ATGTGTGAATGGCTCTCGTGTGAAGAATGGTGcgatgtatttttaatgtgcGGTGGTCGGGTATTCAGTGCTCACCGAGCAGTTCTGGCAAGTGTCAGCAAGTTTCTCAGG aaaatCCTTCTTTCATGTTCAGTAGAAGATTCACCGACGTTTATTGTTATGCCCGAATTCGATTTTGATACCATGTCTTCCGTTCTTCATTACATCTATAACGGTGAAGTAGCCATCAGCAGACAccaattacatacatttttggaTATCATGAACGCTTTACAAGTTTTCGTTGATACTAGAGATTTAATgaagcatttaaaaaataataattatgtttttgttgaGGATGATTATACtttcaaaaaagaaaatataaccaGCAAAGATGATGTCACCTTAAGGAAAGAAATTCAGAAAAAATCTAATGTAAGGCGTCGGTttgataaagtaaatttagaCCGAAGTAATATagattcaaatttttataagaccAAAGAAATCCGGCTCGGATATCTGAAATCTCTCGAAGACCGACAAAGCCAGCCATTTTCtcgtgatttatttattgagacATATAGTCTGAACCGTAATGGTAACGGTGTTACAGAGGGCGTGCTCGCAATATCAAGTGAACGCTATCGTGAAAAAGGATCGCTTCTCGAGAAGAATTCTAATACAGAGCATCACAAGGAAGTGGCGACAGAAACAACTTTTGACATAGGTTCTAgggataattttaactttttatgtaacacaaaacgttttgaaattacaagtaaggaaaatattgaaagttttGTTGGTATGTACTTAGGGCACAAAACTAATGTGGAAGTTGAGAAGATTCCTGAAAATAATTACCTCAGTGACATTCAAGGCGAAGAGATACCAAGAAAAACTGTCGATCAAGAACATACttctataaattgtaatattatttctaggcatagtttaaatttagatacaaaaaatattcaaaatgcgGTATCTAGGGAGTCGGAAGTAAAtagtgaatttaataaaagcaaaGAAGCTGTTAGTAAAGTGACCATACTTAATGAGGTATTACAGAGCCCTTGGAGACCTCGGCTGTCGCTTACTTTTACTCCTTATGCTAAGAAATGTTTGGACTGGAAGCTAGATAAAGACAAAACCATACAG TCAAAACAAAACGGCGTTTCgattaatgataaaaacaacaataataatgaatctACCAAGATCGAGAACAATAATAATGAGGCCACGagcaatataaaagaaatgaaacCGAGTGTTTCAAAAGac GTAACAGCCGACAACAAAGACGAACATTTGACTGGATCTAAATCAACTCGCTACACCTGTACTGAatgtcataaaacattttcacaattacgtaattataaatatcatatgtcAGTGCATCGTGGTACCAAGGAGTTCGCCACAACGTGTCCAGTTTGCGGGAAATTTTTCAATGATAAAGGATATCTCAGTAGCCATATGAAAATACATAa aaacCGTAAGGAATATAAGTGCAACATGTGTCCAAAATCGTTTAATCAACGAGTTGCTTACAACATGCACGTTCGTATACATACAG GCGTCAAACCTCACGTATGCGATGAATGTGGTAAAGCGTTCTCACGCAAGATGTTACTGAAGCAGCATCAACGGACCCATAGCGGGGAGCGACCGTACGCTTGTCAGCATTGTAACAAGAGATTTGCTGATAGATCTAATATGACCCTGCACTTAAGATTACATacag gAGTAAAGCCGTTCGCTTGTACACTATGCCCGAAATCATTTACCAAGAAGCATCACCTAAAGTCTCACCTCAACTTCCACACTGGCGACAAACCATACACTTGCCCACGCTGCAAACTGGCTTTCACACAGTCATCCAACATGAGAACGCATATGAAGAAATGTGACGTTCATAAagattaa